One genomic window of Aquisalimonas sp. 2447 includes the following:
- a CDS encoding MFS transporter has protein sequence MPLLLLVTVLVFCALYAPQPLLPLLATLHDIGESRAALLITATLLPLSIAPILYGLVLERLSARRVLAVATALLGLSQIAFAVAPDFNLQLAARIGQGLLIPAAMTALMTFIAGRVPARDLARTMATYVAATVLGGFLGRLLAGVIAAHWQWQASFWLLGLALLLAAPLILRLGSDPPASSTRIGWRDCRAVLIRPGVASTCFMGFSVFFVFAALLTYLPFRTVALAPGTGEDTIALLYAGYLMGIVVALASGRITVWTGSQRRSIQLGLGVFLAGTLLFLLPALWLVFAAMFLFCAGMFLVHGTAPGVVNALAPDRRGVVNGLYIASYYAGGTLGAWLPGILYAGYGWTVMVLSTSIIIAVAAVATRYLPSPHAGATPQ, from the coding sequence ATGCCCCTGCTGCTGCTGGTTACGGTCCTGGTCTTCTGTGCCCTGTACGCGCCTCAGCCGCTGCTGCCTCTGCTGGCCACCCTGCACGACATCGGCGAGAGCCGCGCCGCGCTGTTGATCACGGCGACGCTGCTGCCCCTGAGCATCGCCCCGATCCTCTACGGGCTGGTCCTCGAGCGGCTCAGCGCCCGCCGGGTTCTGGCGGTGGCCACCGCCCTGCTGGGGCTGAGCCAGATCGCATTCGCCGTGGCGCCCGACTTCAATCTGCAACTGGCGGCCCGCATCGGCCAGGGGCTGCTGATCCCGGCTGCCATGACGGCCCTGATGACGTTCATCGCCGGCCGCGTTCCGGCCCGGGACCTGGCCCGCACCATGGCGACCTATGTTGCGGCGACGGTTCTGGGCGGGTTCCTGGGCCGCTTGCTGGCCGGGGTGATCGCCGCCCACTGGCAGTGGCAGGCGTCGTTCTGGCTGCTGGGCCTGGCACTGCTTCTGGCCGCACCCCTGATTCTGCGGCTGGGGAGTGATCCGCCGGCAAGCAGTACCCGCATTGGCTGGCGGGACTGCCGTGCGGTGCTGATCCGCCCCGGCGTGGCCAGCACCTGTTTCATGGGCTTCAGCGTGTTCTTCGTGTTCGCGGCACTGCTCACCTACCTGCCTTTCCGGACCGTGGCGCTGGCGCCAGGGACCGGGGAGGACACCATCGCCCTGCTCTACGCGGGTTATCTCATGGGCATTGTCGTGGCGCTGGCCTCCGGCCGCATCACCGTGTGGACCGGCAGTCAGCGCCGCAGCATCCAGCTCGGCCTGGGCGTTTTCCTGGCCGGAACCCTGCTGTTCCTGCTGCCGGCTCTGTGGCTGGTCTTCGCCGCCATGTTCCTGTTCTGTGCCGGCATGTTCCTGGTGCACGGCACCGCGCCAGGGGTGGTGAACGCCCTGGCGCCGGACCGGCGCGGCGTGGTCAACGGGCTCTACATCGCCTCCTACTACGCCGGGGGCACCCTGGGAGCCTGGCTGCCTGGTATCCTGTATGCCGGCTACGGCTGGACAGTCATGGTGCTGTCCACCAGCATCATCATCGCCGTCGCCGCGGTGGCGACGCGCTACCTGCCATCCCCGCACGCTGGAGCAACACCGCAATGA